A part of Terriglobales bacterium genomic DNA contains:
- a CDS encoding efflux RND transporter permease subunit, with amino-acid sequence MATKITAIDEPRLAPPPSGDYWFSRLSKPLIFLIIALAIIGAYVAFTIPVAVFPEVNFPRIIIGIDNGVMPIDQMMVTITRPLEDAVNSVPGLRRVNSITSRGSAEIDLFFDWNVDMVTTLQLVNSAVAQVQTELPNTARIDTHRLTFASFPILGYSLTSDTVPQSKLWELATYELKPQINRLNGVATVVVQGGDEPEYLITPDPSKLLSAQVTVQDILNAVGKTNLVDSPGLIESNHQLVLGLVNGQVRSPDQLGQIVIKANQAGVPVHIADVATVTNGVKPKYTIVTANGKPAVLLSINRQPDSNTVVVADEVNAKVAELRKALPPSIKLVPYYDQSGLIRDSISSVRDAILIGLVLASIVIVIFLRDWGSSAVAGLVIPITIVITFIVLKFMGESFNLMTLGGLAAAVGLVIDDAIVVIENIALHRDLGQSRLQAIYHALKEVTAPLIGSTITPIVVFLPLVVVHGVYGTFFRALAVTMGVALFTSLALALTWTPNLSQYFVKRKATHELNEEVSAQWSERERLEHMIEAEEASYGKRFHAVVNFYERWLRRALERPLFLAGLSVVLIVAAYLSYRALGSDLLPAMDEGGFIVDYIMPPGSSLAETNRVITHVEQIIRSEPDVESTSRRTGLQLGLAAVTEANTGDISVKLKADHEKSSEEVIADLRNKIKQAEPELDTEFPELLQDMIGDLTSAPEPAVIKLFSPDEALLAKVGPQVANAIGKIHGVVDIQDGIEDTTSGPAVNYQIDPATTVRAGFSPDEVAIDASAILEGEPASTPVVVNDRAYTVRVRFPAANRASIDAMNNTLLVSSTGHTATLGTLATVTQIPGQTEIRRENLQRDLEVTARFEGLDLGSGMAKVKDAIAKLNLPSSIRVEYGGQYADQQQTFSDFVFVFVMAFVFVFVVLLFEFRSFSAPAAILSSALLSTAGVFLALLITGTDFSVSSFMGVIMVIGIVAKNGILLLDAEHEFRRAGFPPEEAMMRAGRRRLRPIAMTAIAAVAGMLPLAFALGAGSEMLQPLAIAVIGGILISMVLSLLVTPAVYFYLTRKRTQSLDLQTF; translated from the coding sequence ATGGCCACAAAGATCACAGCCATTGATGAACCTCGCCTGGCTCCTCCGCCGTCAGGAGACTACTGGTTTTCGCGGCTTTCCAAGCCGCTGATCTTCCTCATCATTGCGCTGGCGATTATCGGCGCGTATGTGGCCTTCACCATTCCGGTTGCGGTTTTCCCGGAAGTGAACTTCCCACGCATCATCATCGGCATCGATAACGGCGTAATGCCGATCGACCAGATGATGGTCACCATCACCCGTCCTCTCGAAGATGCTGTAAACAGCGTTCCCGGATTGCGACGCGTGAACTCGATCACCAGCCGCGGCTCGGCGGAAATCGATCTTTTTTTCGATTGGAACGTGGACATGGTCACCACGCTACAGCTCGTAAACTCGGCGGTCGCGCAGGTCCAGACTGAACTGCCGAACACGGCAAGAATCGACACTCATCGCCTCACCTTCGCCAGCTTTCCCATTTTGGGCTACAGCCTTACTTCAGACACGGTTCCGCAAAGCAAGCTTTGGGAACTTGCCACCTATGAACTCAAGCCGCAAATCAACCGCTTGAATGGCGTGGCGACAGTCGTAGTCCAGGGAGGTGACGAGCCCGAATACCTGATTACGCCCGATCCGTCGAAGCTGTTGAGTGCGCAAGTCACCGTTCAAGACATTCTCAATGCGGTTGGCAAGACCAATCTCGTCGATTCGCCCGGCTTGATTGAATCGAATCATCAGCTCGTGCTCGGCCTGGTGAATGGACAGGTACGCAGTCCGGACCAACTCGGGCAGATCGTGATCAAGGCAAACCAGGCAGGCGTGCCCGTGCACATTGCCGACGTCGCGACCGTCACCAACGGTGTGAAGCCGAAGTACACAATCGTCACCGCCAACGGCAAGCCGGCTGTACTGCTTTCCATTAACCGGCAGCCGGACAGCAATACGGTAGTGGTCGCCGATGAAGTCAATGCCAAAGTCGCCGAATTGCGCAAGGCGCTGCCGCCCAGCATCAAGCTCGTTCCTTACTATGACCAGTCCGGCTTGATTCGCGATTCCATTAGCAGCGTGCGCGACGCAATCCTCATTGGCCTGGTGCTCGCATCGATTGTCATCGTCATCTTCCTGCGCGACTGGGGCAGCTCCGCCGTCGCGGGCCTGGTCATACCTATCACGATCGTCATCACTTTCATCGTCTTGAAGTTCATGGGAGAGAGCTTCAATTTGATGACGCTCGGCGGACTAGCCGCCGCCGTGGGTCTCGTCATCGACGATGCCATTGTCGTGATTGAAAACATCGCGCTGCACCGGGACCTTGGACAAAGCAGACTGCAGGCGATCTATCACGCACTGAAAGAAGTCACTGCGCCGCTGATTGGATCGACGATCACGCCGATCGTCGTCTTCCTGCCGCTGGTCGTGGTTCACGGAGTCTACGGAACCTTCTTCCGGGCGCTGGCGGTGACTATGGGAGTTGCGCTGTTCACGTCTCTCGCGCTGGCGCTCACCTGGACTCCGAACCTCAGCCAGTACTTCGTCAAGCGGAAGGCCACGCACGAGTTGAACGAAGAAGTCAGCGCGCAGTGGAGTGAGCGCGAGCGTCTTGAGCACATGATCGAGGCCGAAGAGGCTTCCTACGGAAAGCGCTTCCACGCCGTCGTAAATTTTTATGAACGCTGGCTACGTCGCGCGCTGGAGCGGCCGCTGTTTCTTGCCGGCTTAAGCGTGGTGCTGATCGTCGCTGCCTATCTGTCCTACCGCGCCCTCGGTTCGGATTTACTTCCCGCGATGGATGAAGGCGGATTCATCGTCGACTACATCATGCCTCCAGGGAGTTCGCTCGCCGAGACGAATCGCGTGATTACTCACGTGGAGCAGATTATCCGTTCTGAACCCGACGTCGAGAGCACATCGCGGCGCACCGGCTTGCAACTTGGACTTGCCGCCGTAACCGAAGCCAATACCGGGGACATTTCTGTAAAACTGAAAGCGGATCACGAGAAGTCATCGGAAGAGGTAATCGCCGACCTTCGCAACAAAATTAAGCAGGCGGAGCCCGAACTCGATACAGAATTTCCCGAACTGCTGCAGGATATGATTGGCGATCTGACTAGCGCCCCCGAACCGGCGGTGATCAAATTGTTCTCGCCTGACGAAGCCTTGCTGGCTAAAGTCGGCCCTCAGGTGGCGAACGCGATTGGCAAGATCCACGGGGTGGTCGATATCCAAGATGGGATCGAGGACACCACCAGTGGGCCCGCCGTGAACTATCAGATCGATCCAGCGACCACGGTGCGCGCGGGCTTTTCGCCCGATGAAGTTGCGATCGACGCTTCGGCCATCCTCGAAGGAGAACCGGCCTCTACTCCCGTTGTGGTAAACGATCGCGCCTATACCGTTCGGGTGCGCTTCCCAGCAGCCAACCGCGCCAGCATCGACGCGATGAACAATACGCTGTTGGTGAGCTCCACGGGGCACACTGCCACTTTGGGAACGCTGGCAACGGTCACTCAAATTCCAGGGCAGACCGAAATCCGTCGCGAAAACCTGCAGCGTGATCTGGAGGTCACTGCGCGCTTCGAAGGATTGGATCTTGGCAGCGGAATGGCAAAAGTGAAAGATGCGATTGCCAAGCTGAATCTGCCATCTTCAATTCGCGTAGAGTATGGCGGCCAGTATGCCGATCAGCAGCAGACTTTCAGTGACTTTGTCTTTGTCTTCGTGATGGCCTTTGTTTTCGTCTTTGTTGTGCTGCTGTTTGAGTTTCGCAGCTTCTCGGCGCCTGCGGCGATCCTCTCCTCGGCGCTGCTCTCGACTGCCGGCGTGTTCCTCGCGCTTCTTATAACGGGAACGGACTTTAGTGTCTCGTCGTTCATGGGAGTCATCATGGTCATCGGCATCGTGGCCAAGAACGGAATTCTATTGCTCGACGCTGAGCACGAATTCCGCCGTGCCGGCTTCCCACCTGAAGAAGCCATGATGCGCGCCGGACGTCGACGTTTGCGCCCGATCGCAATGACGGCCATCGCGGCCGTTGCTGGCATGCTGCCGTTGGCCTTTGCTTTGGGTGCCGGCTCGGAGATGCTGCAGCCGCTCGCCATCGCCGTGATTGGCGGCATTCTGATCTCCATGGTGCTGTCTCTGCTGGTCACTCCGGCGGTCTATTTCTATCTAACACGAAAACGGACACAGTCGCTCGATTTGCAGACGTTTTGA
- a CDS encoding efflux RND transporter periplasmic adaptor subunit produces the protein MTIRPTLVRTGAAVALVAAMSLTGCSKQEAEPQPLVSVQAAPVKQGSISQVITVDAVLFPIDQAPIVPKVSAPVLEAHVKRGEKVHKGQLLLTLENKDLAAAAEQQRGNLEQQQAQYEIATKNAVPEEVQKAEGDAEAAKENLDAQQSLYNSRKSLLGQGAIARKDFDAAAVALVQAKAQYEQAQKHLAGLQSVGTQQNLASAHGQLSAAEGASKSADAQLGYSEIRSPIDGVVTDGPWYPGMMPQQGAPLVTVMNLSQMVAKAHIPQNQASLLKKGDTALITVPGAEEPIKGKVTLISPALDPGSTTVEVWVQAPNAKGEMKAGASATLSMTAKTVPNALIVPADAVVTDDDGKKSVMVIGSDSLAHKCDVQTGIQSSDAVQITNGVKAGEQLVSVGAYGLPDNTKVKVEAPPVPGKEGDDEKDKGDEGGN, from the coding sequence ATGACCATTCGCCCAACTTTGGTCCGCACAGGTGCCGCTGTGGCATTGGTGGCCGCCATGTCGCTCACCGGCTGCTCGAAACAGGAAGCTGAGCCCCAGCCGTTAGTTTCTGTGCAGGCGGCCCCGGTGAAACAGGGCAGCATCTCGCAGGTGATTACGGTCGACGCCGTTCTCTTTCCCATTGACCAGGCGCCTATCGTTCCAAAGGTCAGCGCGCCGGTTCTTGAGGCGCATGTAAAACGTGGCGAGAAGGTGCATAAAGGGCAGTTGCTTTTAACTCTGGAAAACAAAGATTTAGCCGCGGCGGCCGAACAACAGCGTGGCAACTTGGAACAGCAACAGGCGCAGTACGAAATCGCCACGAAGAACGCCGTTCCCGAAGAGGTACAGAAGGCTGAGGGTGACGCCGAGGCTGCCAAGGAAAACCTGGACGCGCAGCAGTCACTCTATAACAGCCGAAAGTCGCTGCTCGGGCAGGGAGCCATTGCACGTAAGGATTTCGATGCTGCGGCGGTCGCGCTAGTCCAGGCCAAAGCGCAATATGAGCAGGCACAAAAGCATCTCGCGGGACTTCAGTCCGTAGGCACGCAGCAGAACCTTGCTTCGGCACATGGCCAGCTCAGTGCTGCAGAGGGTGCATCCAAAAGCGCCGATGCTCAGCTTGGGTATTCGGAAATTCGCAGTCCGATTGATGGCGTGGTGACCGATGGCCCCTGGTATCCAGGAATGATGCCCCAACAAGGCGCGCCGCTGGTTACGGTGATGAACCTGTCGCAGATGGTCGCCAAAGCGCACATTCCGCAGAACCAGGCCTCGCTACTGAAAAAGGGCGACACAGCGCTGATCACCGTGCCCGGCGCCGAGGAGCCCATAAAGGGAAAAGTCACGCTGATTAGTCCGGCGCTCGATCCGGGAAGCACGACGGTCGAGGTCTGGGTACAGGCTCCGAACGCCAAGGGGGAGATGAAGGCGGGCGCCTCAGCGACGTTGTCGATGACAGCGAAGACCGTGCCCAACGCTCTAATCGTTCCCGCGGACGCGGTAGTCACAGATGATGACGGAAAGAAATCCGTGATGGTGATCGGCAGCGACAGCCTGGCGCATAAGTGCGATGTGCAAACAGGTATCCAAAGCTCCGACGCGGTGCAGATCACGAACGGCGTGAAGGCAGGCGAGCAGCTGGTAAGCGTGGGTGCCTACGGCCTGCCCGACAACACCAAGGTCAAGGTCGAAGCTCCGCCGGTTCCGGGTAAAGAAGGTGATGACGAAAAAGACAAGGGAGACGAGGGCGGAAATTGA
- a CDS encoding TolC family protein, with amino-acid sequence MNVKDYLRRTPGKLTLLATMLAAASFPALAQSVVSAEHTQAQASAQASQNAPQVITLQDALKRARQLDPTYRTALTAAGIAHEDHVQARAALLPGVSANTEYLYTEGTGSPTPRYIANNAVHEYVGQGNAHEVISGAQFADYSRTSAAAAAARANAEVAARGLVATVVKTYYAEVVNRRKYANAQLAADEAKRFFDLTQKLEQGGEVAHADVIKAQLSANDAQRALQDARLAMDSSHLDLAVLIFPNFNQDFSTVDDLRLPPPLPPMQEVEQQARSKNPELYAAMQNARAAGLAVLSAKAAYLPSLTLDYFYGIDSNQFAVYSNTPDGRIRNLGYSASATLNIPIWNWGATQSKVRQSELQREQAQIELSAAQRRLIAELKSFYAEAEGARIELDVLAQSADLAGDSVRLTTLRYQAGEATALEVVDAQNSLVAARNNYDDGEARYRLAIANLQTLTGVF; translated from the coding sequence ATGAATGTGAAAGACTACCTGCGCCGGACTCCCGGAAAACTAACACTGCTGGCGACAATGCTCGCCGCGGCGAGCTTCCCGGCTTTAGCCCAGAGCGTAGTCTCCGCCGAGCATACACAAGCGCAGGCCAGCGCGCAGGCTTCGCAGAACGCACCGCAGGTGATCACGCTGCAGGACGCGCTGAAGCGCGCGCGGCAGCTGGACCCCACCTATCGCACGGCCCTGACCGCCGCCGGCATCGCGCATGAAGACCATGTGCAAGCGCGGGCAGCGCTACTGCCGGGTGTGAGCGCGAACACAGAATATCTGTACACCGAAGGAACGGGATCTCCCACTCCGCGGTACATCGCAAACAATGCTGTCCACGAATACGTAGGCCAAGGTAACGCGCACGAGGTAATTAGCGGAGCTCAATTCGCGGACTACAGCCGTACCTCAGCGGCTGCCGCAGCTGCGCGCGCCAACGCCGAGGTAGCGGCTCGAGGGCTGGTCGCGACGGTAGTTAAGACCTACTACGCCGAGGTGGTGAATCGGCGCAAGTACGCCAACGCGCAGCTTGCGGCCGACGAGGCGAAGCGATTCTTTGATCTCACACAGAAGCTAGAGCAGGGCGGAGAAGTGGCGCACGCCGATGTGATCAAAGCCCAGCTCTCGGCCAACGACGCGCAGCGTGCGCTTCAGGATGCGCGCCTGGCAATGGATAGCAGTCACCTCGATTTAGCGGTGCTCATTTTTCCAAACTTCAATCAGGATTTTTCCACAGTCGACGACCTGCGGCTTCCGCCGCCGTTGCCGCCGATGCAGGAAGTTGAACAGCAGGCAAGGAGCAAAAATCCCGAGCTATACGCCGCCATGCAGAATGCACGGGCTGCGGGTTTGGCTGTACTGAGTGCTAAAGCTGCGTATCTCCCGTCGCTCACGCTCGATTATTTCTACGGAATCGATTCCAACCAGTTTGCGGTGTACAGCAACACGCCTGACGGCCGTATCCGTAACCTCGGTTATTCGGCCAGTGCGACTCTGAATATTCCAATCTGGAACTGGGGTGCGACGCAGAGCAAGGTGCGGCAAAGCGAGCTCCAACGGGAACAGGCTCAGATCGAGTTATCCGCCGCGCAGCGTAGGCTGATCGCCGAGTTGAAGAGCTTCTACGCCGAGGCCGAGGGTGCGCGGATCGAACTCGACGTCCTGGCGCAGTCGGCCGATCTGGCTGGGGATAGCGTGCGGCTTACGACCTTACGTTATCAGGCGGGTGAGGCCACCGCGCTCGAAGTTGTTGACGCGCAAAATTCTCTCGTCGCCGCACGCAACAATTACGACGATGGCGAAGCCCGCTACCGGCTGGCAATCGCTAATCTCCAGACTTTGACCGGGGTCTTTTAG
- a CDS encoding tartrate dehydrogenase, which yields MKQYKIAVIEGDGIGREVVPEGMRVLETAGRLFDIGFSWQHFDWSCDRFLKSGQMMPADGFEQLKRYDAIYLGAIGSPRVPDHISLWGLLIPIRRNFQQYVNLRPCRLLPGIDTPLKDFLPGQIDFCIVRENNEGEYSEAGGRMFRNTAEEIVIQESVFTRRGCDRVMRFAFELAQKRKKHVTSATKSNGLVFSMPFWDERFVAMSREYPEVKADQYLMDILSAHFVRHPDWFDVVVASNLFGDILSDLGAGVVGSMGLAPSANLNPEHEFPSMFEPVHGSAPDIAGKQIANPVAQIWSGAMMLSHLGQSAAADAIEKAIVDVLASGEVRTPDIGGNARTSDLGEAIAAQIQVGVGAKKN from the coding sequence TTGAAACAGTACAAGATTGCGGTAATTGAGGGTGACGGTATTGGGCGGGAGGTAGTTCCTGAAGGTATGCGCGTCCTGGAAACCGCCGGCCGTCTCTTCGACATAGGCTTCTCCTGGCAACACTTCGATTGGAGCTGCGACCGTTTTCTCAAAAGCGGCCAGATGATGCCCGCTGACGGTTTCGAACAATTGAAGCGTTATGACGCGATATATCTTGGCGCAATTGGCAGCCCCCGCGTACCCGATCACATTTCCTTATGGGGTTTGTTGATTCCCATCCGACGAAATTTTCAACAATACGTGAATCTACGGCCTTGCAGACTCTTGCCCGGAATTGATACCCCGCTGAAAGATTTTCTGCCAGGACAGATCGATTTCTGCATTGTCCGGGAAAACAACGAGGGCGAGTACTCTGAAGCGGGCGGCCGTATGTTTCGCAATACAGCCGAAGAGATAGTGATCCAGGAAAGCGTGTTTACCCGCAGAGGCTGCGACCGCGTAATGCGTTTCGCGTTCGAACTTGCGCAGAAGCGCAAAAAGCACGTTACGTCAGCCACTAAGTCAAATGGCCTTGTGTTCAGTATGCCATTTTGGGACGAGCGCTTTGTTGCCATGTCACGGGAGTACCCAGAGGTAAAAGCCGATCAGTATCTGATGGACATCTTGAGCGCACATTTCGTACGTCACCCGGATTGGTTTGATGTTGTGGTTGCATCGAACCTGTTCGGCGATATTTTGTCCGATCTGGGCGCTGGTGTCGTTGGCTCAATGGGGCTCGCGCCGTCCGCGAATCTCAATCCGGAACACGAGTTTCCATCTATGTTCGAACCGGTGCACGGATCGGCTCCTGACATTGCGGGCAAGCAGATTGCCAATCCTGTGGCGCAGATTTGGTCAGGGGCGATGATGCTTAGTCATTTGGGACAATCCGCCGCGGCTGACGCGATTGAAAAAGCCATTGTCGATGTACTGGCAAGCGGCGAGGTGCGGACTCCCGACATCGGAGGAAATGCGCGTACCAGCGACTTAGGAGAGGCTATCGCCGCACAGATTCAGGTAGGTGTAGGCGCGAAAAAGAATTGA
- a CDS encoding MmgE/PrpD family protein, giving the protein MNRRTFVRTTLNAGAGLSLCANAVTGSAEESTTSPCPPPFPQVTGLTRYVADFVFRTQLADIPSEVIDLGKKSLLDGIGLALAGSMLQTADILHRYMQSLEFGNSAATVMGKANKLPPRFAAFVNGVAIHVEDFDDTQLSAAKDRVYGLLTHPTVPVLPAAFAIAQIGNKSGRDLMLAYHLGVEVETKIAEAIAPRHYEDGFHSTGTCGVFGSIAACAKLRGFDPSNIERAFGIAASQASGLRENFGTMMKPFHAGHAAEIGVFSAELTDLGWTSADSILEAPRGFFHAFGGTYDPSAIMDKLGKPWTFASPGISIKPFPSGSLTHPAMTEMLHLIRTEHINAADVEQVEVGTNHNLPNALIHHDPKNALQAKFSMEFCVAILLLEGKAGLPQFTDAVVNRPDVQAMIRRIRFYVDPQAEAAGFDKMTTLIKIHLKDGRVISGRIDFAKGSPANPMTYREVAEKFYGCAEFAHWPQSKAKQIVELVRTLESQPDMRRLADLCSS; this is encoded by the coding sequence ATGAACAGACGGACTTTTGTGCGGACTACGCTCAACGCCGGAGCGGGACTTTCACTATGCGCCAATGCGGTGACTGGATCAGCTGAGGAGTCCACAACCTCACCTTGTCCGCCGCCATTTCCGCAAGTCACTGGTCTAACCAGGTATGTAGCTGATTTTGTATTCCGTACGCAACTCGCGGATATCCCTTCCGAAGTTATTGATCTGGGAAAGAAGTCCTTACTCGACGGTATCGGCCTTGCGCTTGCCGGTTCGATGCTGCAGACCGCCGACATTTTGCACCGCTACATGCAGTCGCTAGAATTCGGCAACAGCGCTGCGACCGTGATGGGCAAAGCGAACAAGCTCCCTCCAAGGTTTGCCGCCTTTGTGAATGGAGTAGCCATTCACGTCGAGGACTTTGACGACACGCAACTATCGGCGGCCAAGGACCGGGTTTACGGCCTGCTCACGCATCCTACGGTGCCGGTACTCCCTGCGGCATTTGCGATCGCGCAAATCGGGAATAAGAGCGGCCGAGATTTGATGCTCGCCTATCATCTTGGTGTCGAGGTAGAAACCAAGATCGCCGAAGCGATCGCCCCGCGTCACTACGAAGATGGGTTTCACTCGACCGGGACTTGCGGAGTATTTGGCAGCATCGCCGCTTGCGCAAAGTTGCGCGGCTTCGATCCTAGCAACATTGAGCGCGCGTTTGGGATCGCCGCGAGTCAAGCCAGCGGTCTACGTGAGAACTTCGGCACGATGATGAAGCCATTCCATGCTGGCCATGCTGCAGAAATCGGCGTCTTTTCTGCCGAATTAACCGATTTGGGTTGGACCAGCGCTGATAGCATCCTCGAGGCACCTCGAGGCTTCTTTCATGCGTTTGGGGGCACCTACGATCCCAGCGCAATCATGGACAAGCTGGGAAAGCCTTGGACGTTTGCATCGCCCGGCATTTCTATCAAGCCGTTTCCATCCGGTTCACTTACTCATCCGGCTATGACTGAGATGTTGCACCTGATCCGCACGGAACACATCAATGCCGCGGACGTGGAACAGGTCGAAGTTGGTACCAACCACAACCTGCCCAACGCACTGATTCACCACGATCCAAAGAATGCGCTCCAGGCGAAATTCAGTATGGAATTTTGTGTCGCAATCCTGCTCCTCGAAGGAAAGGCCGGACTGCCGCAGTTTACAGACGCGGTGGTCAATCGACCTGATGTGCAGGCGATGATCCGCCGAATCCGCTTCTATGTAGATCCACAGGCCGAAGCAGCAGGCTTCGACAAAATGACTACGCTGATTAAGATCCATCTCAAAGATGGACGCGTCATTAGTGGGCGAATCGACTTTGCTAAGGGGAGCCCGGCAAATCCGATGACTTATAGGGAAGTCGCGGAGAAATTCTACGGTTGCGCGGAGTTCGCGCACTGGCCTCAATCAAAGGCTAAGCAAATTGTCGAACTGGTGCGCACACTGGAATCACAGCCAGACATGCGCCGCCTTGCAGATTTATGTAGCAGCTAG